A stretch of the Marivirga tractuosa DSM 4126 genome encodes the following:
- the folK gene encoding 2-amino-4-hydroxy-6-hydroxymethyldihydropteridine diphosphokinase: protein MEGIFLLLGSNLGNRLNSLIQANEALEEKGIKVLNKSSVYETAAWGKTDQQAFLNQVVKVDTSLEPAALLNVILEIELELGRVRKIKWGERLIDIDILYFHNYLCEADDLSIPHPGIPDRRFTLIPLVELCPDFLHPKLKVSQKELLANCEDNLDVSLFEKY from the coding sequence ATGGAAGGGATATTCTTGTTGCTTGGTAGTAATTTAGGAAACAGGCTAAATAGCTTGATACAAGCAAATGAAGCACTAGAAGAAAAGGGAATTAAGGTCTTGAACAAATCTTCAGTTTATGAAACTGCAGCATGGGGCAAAACCGATCAACAAGCTTTTTTGAACCAAGTAGTAAAAGTGGATACTAGCTTGGAACCTGCAGCTTTATTGAATGTGATTTTGGAAATTGAACTTGAATTAGGCAGAGTTCGGAAAATAAAATGGGGAGAACGGCTAATCGATATAGATATACTTTACTTTCATAATTACCTATGCGAAGCAGATGACTTGAGTATCCCACATCCAGGCATACCAGATAGAAGGTTTACTTTAATTCCACTCGTTGAACTTTGTCCTGATTTTCTGCATCCCAAACTGAAAGTATCACAAAAAGAGCTCTTGGCTAATTGTGAAGATAATTTGGATGTTTCTTTGTTTGAAAAATATTAA
- the sppA gene encoding signal peptide peptidase SppA: MKNFFKIFFASLLALIIFFVGFFFIFAGIASQDSEVKISENSFLEIKLNRPIVEMTSEDPFAEFSQALTNEPTPISLKDILESIEHAKTDEKIKGIYLDAPFVLAGFAQMEEIRNALINFKESGKPVLAYAEAFTETGYYVASVADNIVLNPAGMLDMSGLSSEVTFFKGTLEKLKVEPQIFRVGTFKSAVEPFIRKDMSEASKEQISVLLNSVYGVFIENIAKSRGIDAKELRAISDQLKVRTTEDALNFKLVTQLGYYDEVLTKMREIAGLGEDAKIPVASVKKYSKSFVADKYNSNRIAVIVAEGNIVSGKGGDGAIGSDVFAKEIRKARLDDKIKAIVLRINSPGGSALASDVMWREVKLAKKVKPVIASMSSVAASGGYYMAMACDTIVAQPNTITGSIGIFAIIPDLSKFMDTKLGITFDRVSTGEYSDLYTVTRSLNEAEKRIIQNSVERGYEDFTSKAAEGRNMQIDELLAVASGRVWSGIEAKDNGLVDVLGGFDDAVNIAANSAGLEEGDYMKVYYPEKKPFIQQLLNEMGSSAKILHKKYTYGEMAKHVEELEYLMENKGLQTRMPFDLEIK, from the coding sequence ATGAAAAACTTCTTTAAAATCTTCTTTGCCAGCTTATTAGCCTTAATCATTTTCTTTGTAGGCTTCTTTTTTATTTTTGCTGGAATAGCTTCACAGGACAGTGAAGTGAAAATATCAGAAAATTCTTTCTTGGAAATAAAGCTAAACCGTCCTATAGTAGAGATGACATCTGAAGACCCTTTTGCTGAGTTTAGTCAGGCACTTACAAATGAACCTACTCCTATCAGCCTTAAGGATATTTTAGAATCAATTGAGCATGCCAAAACAGATGAAAAAATAAAAGGGATTTATTTGGATGCACCTTTCGTATTAGCAGGCTTTGCACAAATGGAGGAAATTCGTAATGCCCTAATCAATTTCAAAGAATCTGGAAAACCAGTTTTAGCTTATGCAGAAGCTTTTACCGAAACTGGCTACTATGTTGCTTCTGTTGCTGACAATATCGTTTTAAATCCTGCTGGAATGCTTGATATGAGCGGACTATCTTCGGAAGTTACTTTCTTTAAAGGGACACTTGAAAAATTGAAGGTAGAACCTCAAATATTCAGAGTAGGAACTTTCAAAAGTGCTGTTGAACCATTCATTAGAAAAGACATGAGTGAAGCCAGTAAAGAGCAAATTAGCGTGCTCCTTAACTCAGTATATGGAGTTTTTATTGAAAATATTGCCAAATCAAGGGGCATAGATGCCAAAGAGTTAAGAGCTATTTCAGATCAGCTTAAAGTAAGGACTACTGAAGATGCCTTGAACTTCAAACTGGTTACCCAACTAGGATACTATGATGAAGTATTAACTAAAATGAGAGAAATAGCTGGGCTTGGAGAAGATGCTAAAATACCGGTGGCATCCGTTAAAAAGTATAGCAAATCGTTTGTAGCAGATAAATATAATTCCAATAGAATTGCAGTAATTGTAGCAGAAGGAAATATAGTTTCTGGTAAAGGTGGAGATGGAGCAATTGGTTCTGATGTATTTGCTAAAGAGATAAGAAAGGCCAGATTAGATGACAAAATCAAAGCAATCGTATTAAGAATTAATAGTCCGGGAGGAAGTGCTCTAGCTTCTGATGTGATGTGGAGAGAAGTGAAGTTAGCTAAAAAGGTCAAGCCTGTTATTGCATCTATGTCCAGTGTTGCAGCTTCTGGTGGCTATTACATGGCTATGGCTTGCGATACAATTGTAGCTCAACCAAACACTATTACCGGTTCTATTGGTATATTCGCCATCATTCCAGATTTATCTAAATTTATGGATACTAAATTAGGCATCACCTTCGATAGAGTAAGCACCGGTGAATATTCAGATTTATATACCGTAACAAGAAGTTTGAATGAAGCTGAAAAGCGAATCATTCAAAATTCAGTAGAAAGAGGTTATGAAGATTTTACATCAAAAGCTGCGGAAGGTAGAAACATGCAAATTGATGAACTTTTAGCTGTTGCCTCAGGAAGAGTTTGGTCTGGAATTGAAGCTAAGGATAATGGCTTAGTGGATGTATTAGGCGGGTTTGATGATGCTGTAAATATTGCTGCAAATTCAGCTGGATTAGAAGAAGGAGACTACATGAAAGTATATTACCCTGAAAAGAAACCTTTCATCCAACAATTATTAAACGAAATGGGTTCTTCTGCTAAAATTCTGCATAAAAAATATACTTATGGTGAAATGGCAAAGCATGTCGAAGAATTGGAATACCTAATGGAAAACAAAGGATTGCAAACAAGAATGCCTTTTGATTTGGAAATCAAATAA
- the bioB gene encoding biotin synthase BioB, which translates to MTEIRNDWTKEEIEKIYNQPILELIYQAATVHREFNDPSEVQVCTLLSVKTGGCPEDCAYCPQAARYHTDVKVHKLLPTEQVLESARIAKENGSTRFCMGAAWREVRDNRDFDRVLDMVKGINELDMEVCCTLGMLTESQAQKLKEAGLYAYNHNLDTSEEHYDDIISTRTYDDRLDTIGNVRKAKISVCSGGIIGLGEQHEDRVGMLHTLATMEEHPESVPVNALVPVPGTPLEKQPKVSVWEMVRMIATARITMPKAMVRLSAGRVRMNQEEQALCFMAGANSIFAGDKLLTTPNPEVNEDAELFQTLNLKPRKAFKNGEPAVEFQQIPGAN; encoded by the coding sequence ATGACAGAGATTAGGAACGATTGGACCAAGGAAGAAATAGAAAAAATATATAACCAACCTATATTAGAACTTATTTATCAGGCAGCCACCGTGCATAGAGAGTTTAATGATCCTTCTGAGGTGCAGGTTTGTACATTATTGAGTGTTAAAACTGGCGGATGCCCAGAGGATTGTGCGTACTGTCCGCAAGCTGCTCGTTATCATACGGATGTTAAAGTCCATAAATTATTGCCTACTGAGCAAGTATTGGAAAGTGCAAGAATTGCAAAAGAAAACGGAAGCACAAGATTTTGCATGGGTGCGGCATGGAGAGAAGTAAGAGATAATCGTGACTTCGACAGAGTGCTAGACATGGTGAAAGGCATTAATGAGTTGGATATGGAGGTATGCTGTACCTTGGGTATGCTAACGGAATCACAAGCCCAGAAATTGAAAGAAGCTGGTCTTTATGCGTATAACCATAATTTAGATACCTCAGAAGAGCACTATGACGACATTATAAGCACTAGAACTTATGATGACAGATTAGACACGATTGGAAACGTTAGAAAAGCAAAAATTTCCGTTTGCTCCGGTGGAATTATCGGTTTAGGCGAACAACATGAGGATAGAGTGGGAATGCTTCACACCCTTGCTACTATGGAAGAACATCCAGAATCTGTACCGGTAAATGCATTAGTACCTGTACCTGGAACACCATTAGAAAAACAACCAAAAGTTTCTGTTTGGGAAATGGTAAGAATGATAGCAACTGCTAGAATTACGATGCCGAAAGCAATGGTTCGTTTATCGGCAGGAAGAGTAAGAATGAATCAAGAAGAACAAGCTCTATGTTTTATGGCTGGAGCAAATTCGATTTTTGCAGGTGATAAATTATTAACTACTCCGAATCCTGAAGTAAATGAAGATGCAGAGTTATTCCAGACTTTAAATTTGAAGCCTAGGAAAGCATTTAAAAACGGGGAACCTGCTGTTGAATTTCAGCAAATACCAGGCGCCAATTAA
- a CDS encoding MCP four helix bundle domain-containing protein yields MNLLDKIKWILGILIVFTLVITTNMVDRSNFSRMNEAVESIYEDRLVVKDLILKISNDIHQKEIAAIKEDEDFYTDQNKQINSEIEAHLASFEQTKLTSKEEKFLNDFKRHLDDLRTLEMNYVQSNFTKDPALEDLFQIIKRDLKNLAEIQLREGTRQFEKSRKAMDTVELFTQIEIYIMIFLAIVIQLIIIYSPKRNS; encoded by the coding sequence ATGAATCTCCTTGACAAAATAAAATGGATACTAGGTATTTTAATAGTTTTCACCCTTGTTATTACCACTAACATGGTAGATAGAAGTAATTTTTCTCGAATGAATGAAGCTGTAGAATCAATTTATGAAGATCGACTAGTAGTAAAAGATTTAATACTTAAGATTTCTAATGATATCCATCAAAAAGAAATTGCTGCCATTAAGGAAGACGAAGATTTTTATACTGATCAAAACAAACAAATCAATAGTGAAATTGAAGCACATCTTGCTAGTTTTGAACAAACGAAGTTGACTAGCAAAGAAGAGAAATTCTTGAACGACTTTAAGAGGCATTTAGACGATTTGAGAACTTTAGAAATGAATTATGTTCAGTCTAATTTTACAAAAGATCCTGCGCTTGAAGACCTTTTTCAGATCATAAAGAGAGATCTTAAAAATTTGGCTGAGATTCAACTTAGAGAAGGGACTAGACAATTCGAAAAGAGCCGTAAAGCTATGGACACCGTAGAGCTTTTCACTCAAATTGAAATATATATCATGATATTTTTAGCTATTGTAATTCAGCTAATCATTATTTATTCGCCAAAAAGAAATAGCTAA
- a CDS encoding MFS transporter — protein MTKAPLYTKDFLLHCFSYLLMAVSFYFLLPTLPTFVTDVLGENADKVGYIIGIYALSALIVRPLSGYAFDKYGRRKLFLFAMICYAIVMAAYGLATSFVFLLFLRLVNGGFWGIVTTGGGTITSDLVPDSRRGEGIGIFGLSMTLSMAIGPLIGLQILKETGSYQFLFITSGILCSLAVLMSFFVNHPKISSRKNILSWENVFEPKVLKVSMVMLLLAFPFAGIMSFITLFAKELSIESTGMFFLIYAIGVSIIRPTTGKMMDKKGPAFVMLLSFIGTISGLVLLSQSTTEPGFLVAAFVLGLGNGIVMPTLQTMVINMVKPEKRGVATSTFFSSIDLGIGIGAFFLGNIVEIFSLSQMYLFCAIGMIVPALLFFGITLSDYKKKSKISIETANV, from the coding sequence ATGACTAAAGCTCCATTATATACTAAAGACTTTCTCCTCCATTGCTTTAGCTATTTATTAATGGCTGTATCATTTTATTTTTTACTTCCTACCCTACCGACCTTTGTAACCGATGTTTTAGGAGAAAATGCTGATAAGGTAGGCTACATTATTGGAATTTATGCATTATCAGCCTTAATCGTAAGACCATTAAGTGGTTATGCTTTTGACAAATACGGAAGAAGAAAATTATTTCTCTTTGCAATGATTTGCTATGCCATTGTAATGGCCGCTTATGGTTTGGCAACTTCATTTGTCTTTTTACTATTTCTAAGATTAGTAAATGGAGGCTTTTGGGGAATAGTGACAACAGGAGGTGGAACTATTACTTCTGACCTTGTTCCGGATAGCAGAAGAGGAGAAGGTATTGGAATCTTTGGCTTGTCGATGACCTTAAGTATGGCAATTGGTCCTTTGATTGGACTGCAAATTTTGAAAGAAACGGGCAGCTATCAGTTTTTATTCATCACCTCGGGTATACTTTGTTCTTTGGCTGTTTTAATGTCATTTTTTGTCAACCATCCAAAAATCAGTAGTCGAAAAAATATATTGAGCTGGGAAAATGTATTTGAACCAAAAGTACTGAAAGTGTCGATGGTCATGCTGCTGCTAGCTTTTCCCTTTGCGGGAATCATGTCTTTCATTACGCTTTTTGCCAAAGAACTTTCTATAGAAAGTACTGGAATGTTTTTCTTGATTTACGCCATCGGTGTAAGCATCATAAGACCAACCACTGGTAAAATGATGGATAAAAAAGGCCCTGCATTTGTAATGTTGTTGAGTTTCATAGGCACGATTTCAGGTTTGGTACTTCTATCTCAAAGCACAACAGAACCGGGATTTCTAGTTGCTGCATTTGTCTTAGGTTTAGGAAATGGGATCGTAATGCCCACGCTACAGACTATGGTGATCAATATGGTAAAACCTGAAAAAAGAGGTGTTGCAACCAGTACTTTCTTCTCATCTATAGATTTAGGTATAGGAATTGGTGCTTTTTTCTTAGGAAACATCGTGGAAATTTTTTCGCTATCTCAGATGTACTTATTTTGCGCTATCGGTATGATTGTTCCAGCCCTTTTGTTTTTTGGAATAACCTTATCCGATTACAAGAAAAAATCCAAAATAAGTATAGAAACAGCCAATGTTTGA
- a CDS encoding aminotransferase class V-fold PLP-dependent enzyme, whose translation MFELFFTPGPSALYFTAEEHIKTALKKGVCSTSHRGQQFKDIYKECQQNLRKLMDIPEDYHILITSSANEAWERIIENCVEKESYHVSMGAFSQRFAKIATQLGRTAHELVVEDGTVPNFDAIDVPESAEIITLCLNESACGTSFPLETINALREKYPNKLIAIDGVSGVPVVPIDFRNIDTLYFSVQKAFGLPAGLGIWIVNNRCLEKAEKMAAEGNTIGSYHRLPDMVEKAQVFQTAETPNILGIYTLAKVASDMLEKGILAIRREIDYKSAILNQVIEAHPQLHHFVEKEKYRSKTVKVIRCDFESNLLIDHLKQKKIHVGTGYGGYKKEQIRIANFPTHSKEQTEMLVDLIEAFKF comes from the coding sequence ATGTTTGAATTATTCTTTACCCCCGGTCCATCAGCTCTATATTTTACAGCTGAAGAGCACATTAAAACTGCTTTAAAAAAAGGTGTGTGCAGCACTTCTCATAGAGGACAACAATTTAAGGATATCTATAAAGAATGTCAGCAAAACTTAAGAAAGTTAATGGACATTCCGGAGGATTACCATATCTTGATTACCTCATCGGCCAATGAAGCCTGGGAAAGAATTATTGAAAACTGCGTTGAAAAAGAAAGCTATCATGTCAGTATGGGGGCTTTCTCACAGCGTTTTGCCAAAATAGCCACGCAACTCGGCAGAACTGCACATGAATTAGTAGTAGAGGATGGAACTGTTCCAAATTTTGACGCTATTGATGTTCCTGAAAGTGCAGAAATTATTACGCTTTGTCTGAATGAATCAGCATGTGGCACTTCCTTTCCTTTGGAAACCATCAATGCTTTGAGGGAGAAATATCCTAATAAATTAATTGCCATAGATGGGGTTTCAGGTGTTCCCGTAGTTCCTATTGATTTTAGAAATATAGATACACTTTATTTTTCTGTTCAAAAAGCTTTTGGACTTCCTGCTGGCTTAGGTATATGGATTGTAAATAACAGATGTTTAGAAAAGGCAGAAAAAATGGCTGCAGAAGGAAATACAATTGGGTCCTATCACAGATTACCTGATATGGTGGAAAAAGCGCAAGTATTTCAAACTGCTGAAACGCCCAATATTTTAGGTATTTACACCTTAGCAAAAGTGGCTTCTGATATGCTGGAAAAAGGCATTTTAGCTATCAGAAGGGAAATTGATTATAAATCTGCCATTCTCAATCAGGTTATTGAAGCTCACCCACAACTTCATCATTTTGTAGAAAAGGAAAAGTATCGTTCCAAAACAGTAAAAGTGATTAGGTGCGATTTTGAAAGTAACTTGTTAATAGACCATCTCAAACAGAAAAAAATTCATGTTGGAACCGGGTATGGAGGCTACAAAAAAGAACAAATCAGGATTGCCAATTTCCCCACTCATTCAAAGGAACAGACTGAAATGTTAGTGGATTTGATTGAAGCTTTTAAGTTTTAG
- a CDS encoding alpha-amylase family glycosyl hydrolase, giving the protein MKTTPFLLFLFLIFGCNTPQEQQSTAKKDAPFMWENATVYFLLADRFNNGNPDNDFNFGRVQDGATLRNFMGGDIKGITQKIKEGYFNDLGVNAIWVNPLVEQIHGSVDEGTGKTYGFHGYWTKDWTALDPNFGTMEDLAELVKTAHDNGIRILLDVVMNHTGPVTEQDPIWDGWVRTDPNCTYQDWESTVKCTLVDNLPDILTESEEEVELPQHLLDKWEKEGRLEKELAELDEFFERTGYPRAPKYYLIKWITDYIKEFGVDGFRVDTVKHTEAGIWGELYAEALKALRDWKNENPDEKLDDLDFYMVGEIYNYSIYDGLNYTYDGDTAVNFFNEGFHSMINFSLKWELKDKHPDEVFATYDSLLNEGELKNKSVLNYLSSHDDGNPFDGDRTNVFNTATYLMLTPGAAQIYYGDETARLLNAEAEGDAKLRSLMNWDELKANAKRDGYSIQEIHNHWQKLGQFRKNHPAIGAGTHQKISDAPYSFSRTLNQNDFKDNVMVVMSENVKEITVEDVFDENQEVKNFYTGEISKVKNGKLTFEKDSRLLLLEGV; this is encoded by the coding sequence ATGAAAACCACACCATTTTTACTATTTCTATTCCTAATTTTTGGATGCAATACTCCCCAAGAACAACAATCTACTGCTAAAAAGGACGCTCCTTTTATGTGGGAGAATGCAACAGTGTATTTCTTGTTGGCAGATCGGTTTAACAATGGCAATCCGGACAATGACTTCAACTTTGGAAGAGTGCAAGATGGTGCAACACTCAGAAATTTTATGGGAGGCGATATAAAAGGCATCACTCAAAAAATAAAGGAGGGCTATTTCAATGACTTAGGTGTGAATGCCATTTGGGTAAATCCATTGGTAGAGCAAATCCACGGATCTGTTGATGAAGGAACCGGTAAAACTTATGGTTTCCATGGCTACTGGACCAAAGACTGGACTGCATTAGATCCAAACTTTGGAACAATGGAAGATTTAGCGGAATTAGTGAAAACTGCCCATGATAACGGGATAAGAATCTTATTGGATGTAGTGATGAATCATACAGGACCAGTAACAGAACAAGACCCTATTTGGGATGGTTGGGTTAGAACTGATCCTAATTGCACCTATCAAGATTGGGAAAGTACGGTAAAATGCACCTTAGTGGATAATCTTCCTGATATTTTAACTGAATCAGAAGAAGAAGTTGAATTACCTCAACATTTATTGGACAAGTGGGAAAAAGAAGGAAGACTTGAAAAGGAATTAGCGGAATTAGATGAGTTTTTTGAGCGTACTGGCTACCCAAGAGCACCTAAATATTACCTGATCAAATGGATCACGGATTATATAAAAGAATTTGGTGTAGACGGATTTAGAGTAGATACGGTAAAGCATACTGAAGCTGGTATATGGGGAGAACTATATGCAGAAGCTTTAAAGGCTTTAAGAGATTGGAAAAACGAAAATCCAGATGAAAAATTAGATGATCTAGATTTTTATATGGTCGGGGAAATTTACAATTACTCTATTTATGATGGATTAAATTATACTTACGATGGAGATACAGCAGTAAATTTCTTTAATGAAGGATTCCATAGCATGATTAATTTCTCATTGAAATGGGAATTAAAAGATAAGCATCCAGATGAGGTTTTTGCTACTTATGATAGCCTTTTAAATGAAGGTGAATTGAAAAACAAGTCAGTATTAAACTACCTTTCTTCTCATGATGATGGAAATCCCTTTGATGGTGATAGAACCAATGTATTCAATACTGCAACTTACTTGATGCTCACCCCTGGCGCAGCACAAATCTACTATGGAGATGAAACCGCACGCCTGCTTAATGCTGAGGCTGAGGGAGATGCCAAATTACGTTCTTTAATGAATTGGGATGAACTGAAGGCGAATGCCAAAAGAGACGGATATAGTATTCAAGAAATTCATAATCACTGGCAAAAACTAGGCCAGTTTAGAAAAAACCATCCAGCCATTGGAGCGGGTACTCATCAAAAAATTTCGGATGCTCCTTATTCATTTAGCAGAACATTAAATCAAAATGATTTCAAGGACAATGTAATGGTCGTAATGTCTGAAAACGTTAAAGAGATAACTGTTGAAGATGTTTTTGATGAAAATCAAGAAGTGAAGAACTTCTACACTGGCGAAATTTCCAAAGTAAAAAATGGAAAACTGACATTCGAAAAAGACAGTAGGTTATTGCTTTTGGAAGGGGTATAA